In one window of Candidatus Avedoeria danica DNA:
- the pckA gene encoding phosphoenolpyruvate carboxykinase (ATP), translating into MQERPERFGLEGHGLQPQADVYWNLAPAALVEEAVARGEGHLMASGALACTTGAHTGRSPNDRFLVEEPSSSGNVWWGKVNVPLSPASYAALKVKTLRALERRDLFVRDAWCGADPDHRLSVRVVTEGAWHNLFASNMFLRPPAEALADFHPDWTVLHSPSSVADPATDGTRSGTYIVVHFGERTVLIGGSAYAGEIKKAIFSVMNFLLPSRNVMPMHCSANVGPGGDVALFFGLSGTGKTTLSADPDRPLIGDDEHGWSEAGVFNFEGGCYAKTIHITAASEPEIFRATERFGTVIENVAYDPVTREADYASDALTENTRSSYPIDHLGNFVPSGMAGHPRNVVFLTADAFGVLPPIARLTPEQAMFHFLSGYTAKVAGTERGVKEPSATFSTCFGAPFMPRHPGVYASMLGERLSRHGAKVWLVNTGWTGGPYGVGRRMSLAHTRTMLTAALHGDLDGVPTRPDPVFGVAVPTAVAGVPPEVLDPRSTWSDAAAYDAKASELAAMFRDNFEKYADGVSAAVRACAPRG; encoded by the coding sequence ATGCAAGAACGGCCGGAGCGCTTCGGACTCGAAGGGCACGGATTGCAGCCGCAGGCGGACGTCTACTGGAATCTCGCCCCGGCGGCGCTCGTTGAAGAAGCGGTGGCGCGGGGGGAAGGGCACCTGATGGCCAGCGGCGCGCTGGCGTGCACGACCGGTGCGCACACCGGTCGATCGCCGAACGATCGCTTCCTCGTCGAGGAACCCTCGTCGTCCGGCAATGTCTGGTGGGGCAAGGTGAACGTGCCCCTCAGCCCGGCGTCGTACGCCGCCCTCAAGGTCAAGACGCTGCGCGCCCTCGAGCGGCGCGACCTCTTCGTGCGCGATGCATGGTGCGGCGCGGATCCCGACCACCGGCTGTCCGTCCGCGTCGTCACGGAAGGGGCGTGGCACAACCTGTTCGCCAGCAACATGTTCCTTCGGCCGCCCGCCGAGGCGCTGGCCGACTTCCACCCCGACTGGACCGTGCTCCACTCGCCGTCCTCTGTGGCCGATCCGGCGACGGACGGGACGCGTTCCGGAACGTACATCGTCGTCCACTTCGGTGAGCGAACGGTCCTCATCGGTGGCTCGGCCTACGCCGGCGAGATCAAGAAGGCGATCTTCTCGGTCATGAACTTCCTGTTGCCGTCGCGAAACGTCATGCCGATGCACTGTTCGGCGAACGTCGGTCCGGGCGGCGATGTCGCGCTCTTCTTCGGCCTCTCGGGCACGGGCAAGACGACCCTCTCGGCCGACCCGGATCGTCCGCTCATCGGCGACGACGAGCACGGCTGGAGCGAGGCGGGCGTGTTCAACTTCGAGGGCGGATGCTACGCCAAGACGATCCACATCACTGCCGCGAGCGAGCCGGAGATTTTCAGGGCAACCGAGCGCTTCGGCACCGTCATCGAGAACGTCGCCTACGATCCGGTCACACGCGAGGCCGACTACGCATCCGACGCCCTGACCGAGAACACCCGCTCGAGCTATCCGATCGACCACCTGGGCAACTTCGTGCCGTCCGGGATGGCCGGCCATCCGCGCAACGTCGTCTTCCTGACGGCCGACGCGTTCGGTGTCCTGCCGCCGATCGCCCGGCTGACGCCCGAGCAGGCGATGTTCCATTTCCTGTCGGGCTACACGGCCAAGGTCGCCGGCACCGAGCGCGGCGTGAAGGAGCCGTCGGCGACGTTCTCGACGTGCTTCGGCGCGCCGTTCATGCCGCGCCACCCGGGCGTGTACGCGTCGATGCTCGGCGAGCGACTTTCGCGCCACGGGGCCAAGGTCTGGCTCGTGAACACGGGTTGGACGGGCGGCCCGTACGGGGTCGGCCGGCGGATGTCGCTGGCGCACACCCGCACGATGCTCACGGCGGCGCTGCACGGCGACCTGGACGGCGTGCCGACGCGCCCGGACCCGGTGTTCGGCGTCGCGGTGCCGACGGCCGTGGCCGGCGTCCCGCCCGAGGTCCTCGATCCGCGAAGCACGTGGTCCGATGCGGCGGCATACGACGCGAAGGCGTCCGAGCTGGCGGCCATGTTCCGCGACAATTTCGAAAAGTACGCCGACGGCGTCAGCGCTGCCGTGCGCGCCTGTGCCCCACGGGGCTGA
- the ftsH gene encoding ATP-dependent zinc metalloprotease FtsH — protein sequence MRNTRRSWWIWGFVFVGLVGLMTLYQAERGTRLQMPQSELAALVRQGEVQSIAVSGDETRAIVTLRNPGVGELARRVVLKERGVAAGFVEQLGLSYAQLDAQGVKFKVERQSNFTGVGALVSTLVPFLLMIGLLAFMMRQAQSGSNQALSFGRSRARLLTGDTPTVTFSDVAGVDESKQELAEIVEFLREPEKFIALGAKIPRGVLMMGPPGCGKTLLAKAIAGEAGVPFFSISGSEFVEMFVGVGASRVRDLFDQARKNSPCIVFIDEIDAVGRQRGAGLGGSHDEREQTLNQILVEMDGFDTDTNVIIVAATNRPDILDPALLRPGRFDRRVVIDRPDVKGRRSIIEIHARGKPLSADVDLDAVAKQTPGFSGADLENLVNESAIQAARRNARQITNEDIQQAVDKVRFGPERKSRTMEAEELKITAYHEAGHAVVMHVLDECDPVHRVTIIPRGMTGGLTSSLPESDTYLRSSAKFRADLAAALGGRAAEVLVFGEVSTGASGDLEFVTKTARDMVTRYGMSESLGPITFGQKQELVFLGRELSEQRNYSEAVARQIDHEVRRLVTDAYDRAVKTLRDNLDRVHAVARKLLEVETLDRDEFVGVMSAAS from the coding sequence ATGCGGAACACACGACGCAGCTGGTGGATCTGGGGGTTTGTGTTCGTCGGACTGGTCGGGCTCATGACGCTCTACCAAGCCGAGCGAGGCACGCGACTCCAGATGCCGCAGTCAGAGCTCGCCGCGCTCGTGCGGCAGGGCGAAGTGCAGAGCATTGCCGTCAGCGGCGACGAAACGCGGGCGATCGTGACGCTGCGCAATCCGGGCGTTGGCGAGCTCGCGCGCCGCGTCGTGCTCAAGGAGCGGGGCGTTGCCGCCGGCTTCGTCGAGCAGCTCGGCCTCAGCTACGCACAGCTCGACGCGCAGGGCGTGAAGTTCAAGGTCGAGCGGCAGTCCAACTTCACCGGCGTCGGCGCGCTCGTTTCGACGCTCGTGCCGTTCCTCCTCATGATCGGGCTGCTGGCGTTCATGATGCGCCAGGCGCAGAGCGGTTCGAACCAGGCGCTTTCGTTCGGCCGCAGCCGAGCGCGCCTGCTGACCGGCGATACGCCGACGGTGACGTTCTCGGACGTCGCCGGGGTCGACGAGTCGAAGCAGGAGCTGGCCGAGATCGTCGAGTTCCTGCGCGAGCCGGAAAAGTTCATCGCGCTCGGAGCCAAGATTCCGCGCGGCGTGCTGATGATGGGCCCGCCCGGCTGCGGCAAGACGCTGCTGGCGAAGGCGATCGCCGGAGAGGCCGGCGTCCCGTTCTTCTCGATCTCGGGCTCGGAGTTCGTCGAGATGTTCGTCGGCGTCGGGGCGAGCCGGGTGCGCGACCTCTTCGACCAAGCGCGCAAGAACAGCCCGTGCATCGTCTTCATCGACGAGATCGACGCCGTCGGCCGCCAGCGCGGCGCCGGGCTGGGCGGCAGCCACGACGAGCGCGAGCAGACGCTGAACCAGATCCTCGTCGAGATGGACGGCTTCGACACCGACACGAACGTGATCATCGTCGCGGCCACGAACCGCCCGGACATCCTCGACCCGGCGCTGCTCAGGCCCGGCCGATTCGACCGCCGCGTCGTCATCGACCGCCCGGACGTGAAGGGGCGACGGTCGATCATCGAGATCCATGCCCGCGGGAAACCGCTGTCCGCCGACGTCGATCTCGACGCCGTCGCCAAGCAGACGCCGGGCTTCTCGGGGGCCGACCTCGAGAACCTCGTAAACGAATCGGCGATCCAGGCCGCGCGCCGCAACGCCCGCCAGATCACGAACGAGGACATCCAGCAGGCCGTCGACAAGGTCCGCTTCGGCCCGGAGCGCAAGAGCCGGACGATGGAGGCCGAGGAACTCAAGATCACGGCCTACCACGAGGCCGGTCACGCCGTCGTCATGCACGTGCTCGACGAATGCGACCCCGTCCATCGCGTGACGATCATCCCGCGCGGCATGACCGGCGGCCTCACGTCGTCCTTGCCCGAATCGGACACCTACCTGCGCAGCAGCGCCAAGTTCCGCGCCGACCTCGCCGCGGCGCTCGGCGGCCGCGCGGCCGAAGTTCTCGTCTTCGGCGAGGTCTCCACCGGCGCTTCGGGCGACCTCGAGTTCGTCACGAAGACGGCACGCGACATGGTCACGCGCTACGGCATGAGCGAGTCGCTCGGCCCGATCACGTTCGGCCAGAAGCAGGAACTCGTGTTCCTCGGCCGCGAGCTGTCCGAGCAGCGGAACTATTCCGAAGCCGTGGCGCGACAGATCGACCATGAGGTGCGGCGCCTGGTGACGGATGCGTATGATCGCGCCGTCAAGACGCTGCGGGACAACCTCGACCGGGTACACGCCGTGGCGCGCAAGCTCCTCGAGGTCGAGACGCTCGACCGCGACGAGTTCGTCGGGGTCATGAGCGCCGCGAGCTGA
- a CDS encoding CinA family protein → MAVGVALVQRGWRLATAESCTGGLIGAAVTAVPGCSAWYVGGVVSYADRAKHDLLGVPAATLEAHGAVSAQTAAAMATGALARLGADIAVSVTGIAGPDGGSADKPVGLVWFGMATAEGVTTWSTRTDGDRAAVRAAAVAEALDAVAAVLSSRRS, encoded by the coding sequence ATGGCCGTCGGCGTGGCACTCGTGCAGCGAGGCTGGCGCCTCGCAACGGCCGAGTCGTGCACCGGCGGCCTGATCGGTGCGGCCGTCACCGCCGTGCCGGGGTGCTCGGCGTGGTACGTCGGCGGCGTCGTCAGCTACGCCGACCGCGCGAAGCACGACCTCCTCGGCGTTCCCGCGGCAACGCTGGAAGCGCATGGCGCCGTCAGCGCCCAGACCGCCGCCGCAATGGCGACCGGCGCGCTCGCCCGGCTCGGGGCCGACATCGCCGTGAGCGTCACCGGGATCGCCGGGCCGGACGGCGGGTCGGCCGACAAGCCCGTCGGGCTCGTGTGGTTCGGGATGGCAACGGCGGAAGGCGTGACGACGTGGTCCACACGAACCGACGGCGATCGCGCAGCGGTCCGGGCGGCAGCGGTGGCGGAAGCTCTCGATGCGGTGGCGGCGGTGCTCAGCTCGCGGCGCTCATGA